The following proteins are encoded in a genomic region of Cydia strobilella chromosome 19, ilCydStro3.1, whole genome shotgun sequence:
- the LOC134750406 gene encoding eukaryotic translation initiation factor 4H produces MFLNMAGRSGFDDGNPRDFGGGRRTAGGRPLPTEPPYKAYVGNLPGDIIQGDINRIFPTLSIKNVRLVMDKETDRFKGFCYVEFEYIDDLIKAIEMNGILNVDGNYVKIDVAEEKRNDRGGGFDRGRRDGGRGRDGGGGGGGGRDGFRRDGGGGGGGGRGTYDHFDAERRPPRQQGGGFPHDRERGGGGGGPGGGGNDRWGGDVRAESRGSRGPSEEPRGGAQDWGRMGARPAPPAGGRPGGGGGGGGGGAGGPGGPGGAPPRRNFDDMPNSRPDTTGRPKLKLQPRTVTEPVNSLASTSQASSIFGGARPREERLKELSNE; encoded by the exons ATGTTTCTAAACATGGCAGGTCGCAGTGGTTTCGACGATGGAAATCCTAG GGACTTCGGCGGAGGCCGAAGAACAGCGGGCGGGCGCCCGCTTCCCACCGAGCCACCATACAAGGCATACGTCGGAAACTTACCCGGTGATATCATTCAAGGAGATATTAACAGAATTTTTCCC ACTCTGTCCATAAAAAATGTGCGATTGGTGATGGATAAAGAAACAGACAGATTCAAAGGGTTCTGCTATGTAGAATTTGAATATATTGATGACTTGATCAAAGCCATTGAAATGAATGGTATTCTCAATGTGGACGGAAATTACGTAAAAATTGATGTGGCAGAAGAAAAACGGAATGACCG AGGGGGAGGTTTCGACCGCGGCCGGCGGGACGGCGGGCGCGgtcgcgacggcggcggcggcggtggtggCGGCCGCGACGGCTTCCGGCGTGACGGCGGCGGAGGCGGCGGAGGCGGCCGCGGTACGTACGACCACTTCGACGCCGAGCGCCGCCCGCCACGCCAGCAGGGTGGAGGGTTTCCTCATG ATCGCGagcgcggcgggggcgggggtggCCCCGGCGGTGGCGGCAACGACCGGTGGGGCGGCGACGTGCGCGCCGAGTCGCGCGGCTCGCGCGGGCCCTCCGAGGAgccgcgcggcggcgcgcaggaCTGGGGCCGCATGGGCGcgcgccccgcgccgcccgccggcggccggcccggcggcggcggcggcggcggcggtggcggcgccgGCGGCCCGGGCGGCCCAGGCGGAGCCCCGCCCCGGCGCAACTTCGACGACATGCCCAACTCCCGCCCGG ATACAACTGGCAGACCAAAGCTGAAGCTGCAGCCGCGGACGGTGACGGAGCCGGTGAACTCGCTGGCGTCCACGTCGCAGGCTTCGTCCATCTTCGGCGGCGCGCGGCCCCGGGAGGAGCGGCTCAAGGAGCTCTCCAACGAGTAA
- the LOC134750112 gene encoding NAD-dependent protein deacylase Sirt4, whose amino-acid sequence MFARFLPKNFKQLTRQIVYVPKHKPPEPKDVEILREFISRHQKILILTGAGISTESGIPDYRSEEVGLYARSNHKPVQYQEFVKYPKVRQRYWARNFVGWPRFSGVQPNDSHLSINHLEKAGKVTAIVTQNVDRLHQKAGSKNVIELHGSGYIVKCLSCPYEIDRNDLQEVLMKNNPAMESSFTMIRPDGDVELSKEQVDQFRAPLCPKCEGPLKPDIVFFGDNVPKQRVEEVRNQVSSSDAVLVVGSTLTVYSSYRIILQAKEAKKEVALLNIGPTRADDIVDIKVSTKCGDILPHLCTI is encoded by the exons ATGTTTGCACGATTTCTTCCTAAGAATTTCAAACAACTGACTAGGCAGATTGTGTATGTGCCAAAACATAAGCCACCCGAGCCAAAAGATGTTGAAATACTCCGAGAATTTATCAGCAGgcatcaaaaaatattaattctgACTGGAGCGGGTATTTCTACAGAATCTG GAATACCTGATTATAGATCGGAAGAGGTAGGATTATACGCTCGCAGTAACCACAAGCCTGTTCAATACCAGGAATTCGTGAAGTATCCAAAAGTGAGGCAGAGATACTGGGCTAGAAATTTTGTTGGTTGGCCCCGGTTTAGTGGTGTACAACCAAACGATTCACACTTATCCATCAATCATTTAGAAAAG GCAGGTAAAGTGACAGCAATTGTGACTCAGAATGTTGACCGTCTGCATCAGAAAGCTGGTTCAAAGAATGTCATTGAGCTCCATGGTTCTGGGTACATAGTGAAATGTTTGAGCTGCCCATATGAGATTGATAGGAATGACCTGCAAGAGGTGTTAATGAAAAACAATCCAGCCATGGAGAGCAGTTTCACTATGATAAGGCCTGATGGTGATGTTGAGTTatctaaa GAACAGGTAGATCAATTTAGAGCTCCCCTGTGCCCCAAGTGTGAAGGGCCTCTGAAGCCAGACATCGTTTTCTTTGGAGATAATGTCCCAAAGCAAAGAGTGGAAGAAGTGAGGAATCAGGTTTCCAGCAGTGATGCTGTATTAGTTGTTGGTTCCACCTTGACAGTCTACTCAAGTTATAGGATAATTCTACAGGCTAAAGAAGCTAAAAAAGAAGTAGCTTTATTAAATATAGGACCTACTAGAGCAGATGATATTGTAGACATCAAAGTATCCACCAAGTGTGGGGATATATTACCTCATTTATGTACAATATAA
- the LOC134750111 gene encoding serine/threonine-protein phosphatase 4 catalytic subunit, translating to MSDTSDLDRQIEQLKRCEIIMEAEVKALCAKAREILVEESNVQRVDSPVTVCGDIHGQFYDLKELFKVGGDVPETNYLFMGDFVDRGFYSVETFLLLLALKVRYPDRITLIRGNHESRQITQVYGFYDECLRKYGSITVWRYCTEIFDYLSLSAIIDGRIFCVHGGLSPSIQTLDQIRTIDRKQEVPHDGPMCDLLWSDPEDTQGWGVSPRGAGYLFGSDVVAQFNVSNDIDMICRAHQLVMEGYKWHFNETVLTVWSAPNYCYRCGNVAAILELNENLQREFTIFEAAPQESRGVPSKKPQADYFL from the exons ATGTCCGATACTAGTGATCTCGACCGTCAAATCGAGCAGCTTAAGCGCTGCGAGATAATAATGGAAGCCGAGGTTAAAGCCCTTTGCGCAAAGGCGCGCGAAATACTAGTAGAAGAAAGCAACGTCCAGCGAGTGGATTCCCCTGTTACA GTGTGTGGAGACATTCATGGTCAGTTTTATGACCTGAAAGAATTATTTAAAGTAGGAGGAGATGTTCCAGAGACCAATTATCTTTTTATGGGGGACTTTGTGGACAGAGGGTTTTACTCGGTTGAAACTTTCTTACTATTACTAGCACTGAAG GTGAGATATCCTGACCGCATAACACTTATCAGAGGGAACCATGAGTCCAGACAGATCACACAGGTGTATGGGTTCTATGATGAATGTTTGCGTAAATATGGATCTATTACAGTTTGGAG GTACTGCACAGAGATATTTGACTACCTATCCCTCTCAGCCATTATCGACGGGCGGATATTCTGCGTGCATGGCGGGCTCAGTCCTTCTATACAGACGCTGGACCAGATCCGCACCATCGACCGCAAGCAGGAGGTGCCCCACGACGGGCCCATGTGCGACCTGCTGTGGAGTGACCCTGAAG ACACACAAGGCTGGGGCGTATCACCTCGCGGCGCAGGTTACCTGTTCGGCTCGGACGTGGTGGCTCAGTTCAACGTGTCCAACGACATCGACATGATCTGCCGCGCGCACCAGCTCGTCATGGAGGGCTACAAGTGGCACTTCAACGAGACCGTGCTCACCGTGTGGTCGGCGCCTAACTACTGCTACAG GTGCGGAAACGTAGCTGCTATATTAGAATTGAACGAAAACCTCCAGCGAGAGTTCACAATATTCGAGGCGGCGCCGCAGGAGTCCCGGGGCGTGCCGTCCAAGAAACCTCAAGCAGACTACTTCTTATAA
- the LOC134750087 gene encoding myb-binding protein 1A-like protein, producing MGEEMEVDAVKPTKDVKVTSTVLDAFDMLKASDKDAKLNGGAKIISRLQQGGEENEKELRYVLKRLVRSLGANVPDIRTGYFATLVTLLKKFQITVAQLLGLIKQELHANGSSKSEVGDVALGQILVCCAIFRSGHMLSCTEEEQKEILQLFLKASAKKSYLGTAAYLLLLDFINGLNEDQFSTIVWPHIKQEFKKELKEHSLDSLYFLMVVSNKFPEKVKLRKLLGVSEILCEDNIHAICEKLMTGIDFNSLSHPIFKEISIRIAQSPHLVLFWTSGIDSQLVKHNRNRELAAVNMLTTILNNLKDNVEVIPELISKNFFKLFMDWFKGLQTASKIRNKRENEDDQKIMIKKEKELLNALNKALKSEKIVSKVRVEVLKKLLFDPGELNFTEITGTSIVKSIIADLDKDGVKKLAKKFKGILSNTDKFVRVDVERNWFNNERMRAAELISYLVSHDAVKDDTDFKLTYMKLLMCFGFFKISSGDNGTVSSDLSTCTKSCFYRCFTSRFTNVDSLVEVLSSLADFINGILQKEQVRTKLEKQFPKENMECWELLTEVTGKIQQNEPKSKIDKVFLVLLYQLGLFLFSEPDHVKMARSSVKELKSCYDHYRKGQKKNAKKNIKEGSLAEEDPEWIEVLIEVLLSILSTESSVLRSVVQCVFRLLWEYITPTSVGQILSVLDPDSENNPLTEDSESEDGVDDKSESEEENDEDEKGNDDEEEESDSDEEDDKVTVPDQLRIAVQKALGAAADSDVESVDADMINEEEGNKLDEALADAFRQFNQGKGKKTKKDRKDKKALSDFRIRALDLIDIYLEKELSMDICLGMIAPLTRCLEFCIQDNQFSELENRVRKTIKTLTKIRKFSSTDGITIDILCDNLKSIIDKGSRSHFMFQAVGDIVTQFATFIIHCSLKIDGNANAKKSPKKPKHSTSPLITIFSEALQSYFQNRNCLLPIIFFHSVLQTEWNGNYELVPVIVDNVFNNNVRQFRRNEGLELMTGFYRSLKRSKPSGQALNKLNDSEADFHNKLISTLKSDSGFEAKKNFFNILKKLINIMKMFHESCHIPSNINFKTVLDLVGTFKGTAKCRSIGQTQEPKQNQQSKKQNTKKKKRKLEEMNGHVEPAGKKVKKSSESE from the exons atgggtGAAGAAATGGAAGTGGATGCTGTAAAGCCTACTAAAGATGTGAAAGTTACTTCTACAGTGCTGGATGCATTTGATATGCTCAAAGCTTCCGATAAAGATGCCAAGCTTAACGGTGGCGCTAAAATAATTTCACGACTACAACAAGGCGGTGAGGAG AATGAAAAGGAGCTTCGGTATGTTTTAAAAAGGCTAGTCAGAAGTTTGGGTGCCAATGTCCCGGACATTCGAACAGGTTACTTTGCCACCCTGGTCACCCTCTTGAAGAAGTTTCAAATAACCGTTGCACAGCTGCTGGGACTGATCAAGCAGGAGTTGCACGCCAATGGATCTTCTAAaagt GAAGTTGGTGATGTGGCACTAGGACAAATCTTAGTTTGCTGTGCCATTTTCCGCTCTGGCCACATGCTAAGTTGTACAGAGGAGGAGCAGAAGGAGATTCTTCAGCTGTTCCTGAAAGCCAGCGCTAAGAAGTCATACCTGGGCACAGCTGCGtacttactactactagatTTCATTAATGGG TTGAATGAGGATCAGTTTTCAACAATAGTCTGGCCACACATCAAACAAGAATTCAAGAAGGAACTGAAGGAGCACTCCCTGGACTCTCTGTACTTCCTCATGGTGGTTAGCAATAAGTTTCCGGAAAAGGTGAAGCTCCGGAAGCTGCTGGGCGTTTCTGAAATACTGTGTGAAGACAACATACATGCTATTTGTGAAAAACTTATG ACTGGCATAGACTTCAACTCCCTAAGTCACCCAATATTCAAGGAAATAAGTATAAGAATTGCTCAATCACCGCATCTCGTTCTTTTCTGGACGTCAGGCATCGACAGCCAGCTGGTAAAACATAACAGGAACAGAGAATTAGCAGCCGTTAATATGCTCACCACCATTCTCAACAACTTGAAAGATAATGTTGAAGTGATCCCAGAGTTGATAAGCAAGAACTTTTTCAAACTGTTTATGGACTGGTTTAAAGGCCTGCAAACAGCCAGCAAGATCAGGAACAAACGCGAAAACGAGGATgatcaaaaaattatgatcaaaaaagaaaaagaattgcTCAATGCTCTGAACAAAGCCCTAAAATCTGAAAAAATTGTCAGCAAAGTCCGAGTAGAAGTGCTAAAGAAATTGTTGTTTGATCCGGGTGAGTTGAATTTTACTGAAATCACAGGAACAAGTATTGTGAAATCTATCATAGCTGACCTGGATAAAGATGGAGTAAAAAAATTGGCAAAGAAGTTCAAAGGCATACTGTCAAATACTGACAAGTTTGTTAGAGTGGATGTTGAAAGGAACTGGTTTAACAATGAGAGGATGAGAGCTGCGGAGCTTATATCCTACCTCGTAAGCCATGACGCTGTTAAAGACGACACAGACTTTAAACTGACATACATGAAGTTACTGATGTGCTTTGGTTTTTTCAAGATTAGCAGTGGAGACAATGGTACCGTCAGCAGTGATTTatcaa CCTGCACCAAGTCCTGCTTCTACCGCTGCTTCACCTCCCGGTTCACAAACGTGGACAGCCTGGTGGAGGTCCTCTCCTCACTCGCAGACTTCATCAACGGCATTCTGCAGAAGGAACAAGTTCGGACCAAACTTGAGAAACAATTCCCCAAAGAAAACATGGAGTGCTGGGAGCTGCTTACTGAAGTCACGGGGAAGATACAACAGAATGaacctaaatctaaaattgaTAAGGTGTTCCTTGTACTACTGTACCAACTGGGTCTGTTCTTATTCTCTGAGCCGGACCATGTCAAAATGGCAAGGAGTTCTGTCAAAGAATTAAAAAGCTGCTACGACCATTACAGAAAAGGGCAAAAGAAAAAcgcaaagaaaaatataaaggagGGCAGTTTAGCTGAAGAGGACCCAGAATGGATAGAAGTCTTAATAGAAGTTCTATTGTCTATTCTATCCACCGAGTCGAGTGTCCTTAGGTCTGTGGTCCAATGTGTGTTTAGACTGCTTTGGGAATACATAACACCTACATCAGTCGGCCAGATTCTCTCCGTATTGGACCCAGACAGTGAAAATAATCCATTAACAGAAGACAGCGAGTCTGAAGACGGTGTTGACGACAAAAGTGAATCTGAGGAAGAGAATGACGAGGATGAGAAAGGTAATGACGACGAGGAAGAGGAAAGCGACAGTGATGAGGAGGACGACAAAGTGACGGTTCCTGACCAGCTGAGGATCGCCGTGCAGAAAGCTCTCGGCGCCGCCGCAGACTCCGATGTCGAGAGCGTGGACGCCGACATGATCAATGAAGAAGAGGGCAACAAACTCGACGAGGCCCTCGCCGACGCCTTCAGGCAGTTCAACCAGGGCAAAGGCAAGAAGACCAAAAAAGACCGCAAGGACAAAAAAGCCCTGTCCGATTTTAGAATAAGAGCTCTAGATTTGATCGACATTTACTTAGAAAAGGAGTTGTCGATGGACATCTGCTTGGGGATGATCGCGCCTCTCACGCGCTGTCTGGAGTTCTGCATCCAGGACAACCAGTTCAGCGAGTTGGAAAACAGAGTAcggaaaacaataaaaacgttAACAAAAATCCGGAAATTTTCATCCACAGATGGTATCACTATAGACATTTTATGTGACAATTTAAAGTCTATAATTGACAAAGGATCCAGGTCGCACTTTATGTTCCAAGCTGTAGGCGACATTGTAACACAATTTGCTACATTTATTATACACTGCTCTTTAAAAATCGATGGTAATGCCAACGCGAAGAAGTCACCTAAAAAGCCAAAGCATTCCACATCGCCACTGATTACAATTTTTTCAGAAGCACTACAAAGTTACTTCCAAAACCGAAACTGTCTATTGCCGATAATTTTCTTCCATAGCGTTCTGCAAACCGAATGGAACGGGAACTACGAACTCGTGCCCGTTATAGTAGACAACGTATTTAACAACAACGTCAGGCAATTCCGACGAAACGAAGGTCTAGAGCTGATGACCGGTTTCTACCGGTCCCTAAAACGATCCAAGCCATCAGGCCAAGCATTAAACAAATTGAATGATTCGGAAGCAGACTTCCATAACAAATTAATAAGTACTTTAAAAAGTGATAGTGGGTTCGAAGCTAAGAAGAACTTCTTCAACATACTTAAGAAGTTGATAAATATCATGAAAATGTTCCATGAAAGCTGCCATATTCCTTCAAACATAAACTTCAAAACAGTGTTGGATTTAGTAGGAACGTTTAAAGGTACAGCAAAATGTAGGAGTATAGGTCAGACTCAAGAGCCCAAACAGAACCAACAGAGCAAGaagcaaaatactaaaaagaaaaaGCGAAAGTTAGAGGAAATGAATGGTCACGTGGAACCGGCCGGAAAGAAGGTGAAAAAGAGCTCTGAAAGTGAATAA
- the LOC134750381 gene encoding elongator complex protein 5, with protein MTLYKLKTAPTVLIEDDYDKNIVPLLLELANYDKHELHMLCYEKPASYWKCVFKNKNVLFHENPNIEHLEGLGSSKCSVIIDSMNQMSLYLGWTDCLKHLRRLISSTDVVQLIFILHKDCLSHSSKTQSQLHHIASAIVSYDTVDSSKIWVQLKKSGKIVKSEEILTYDSRTSTLKSNIVIKNKKKEEEPAKPLPSSLSTFKIEMDQTEKLEKYKLKLPYMSKIHSGESKVYYEPDAVDDWDEEDPDEDLDI; from the coding sequence atGACActgtacaaattaaaaacagcACCAACAGTTTTAATAGAAGATGACTATGACAAAAATATAGTGCCTTTGCTTTTGGAATTGGCAAACTATGATAAACATGAATTGCATATGTTGTGTTATGAAAAGCCTGCCAGCTATTGGAAATGtgttttcaaaaacaaaaatgtgCTATTCCATGAGAATCCAAACATTGAGCACCTAGAGGGACTTGGGAGTTCAAAATGTTCAGTGATAATTGATTCCATGAACCAGATGTCCCTGTACTTAGGATGGACAGACTGCTTAAAGCATTTAAGAAGGCTAATATCCAGTACGGATGTTGTACAGTTAATATTTATACTACACAAAGACTGCTTATCTCATTCTTCCAAGACACAAAGTCAATTACATCACATAGCAAGTGCCATAGTTTCATATGATACAGTAGATTCATCTAAAATATGGGTTCAGTTAAAAAAGAGTGGTAAGATTGTTAAATCAGAAGAGATCCTTACATATGACAGCAGGACCTCAACTTTGAAGTccaatattgtaataaaaaataaaaagaaggaAGAGGAGCCAGCGAAGCCTTTGCCGAGTAGCCTGTCAACATTCAAGATAGAAATGGACCAGACGGAGAAACTGGAGAAGTACAAACTGAAGCTGCCATACATGAGTAAGATACACAGTGGAGAGAGTAAAGTTTACTATGAACCAGATGCGGTAGACGACTGGGACGAGGAGGATCCTGATGAAGAtcttgatatttaa